In a single window of the Scophthalmus maximus strain ysfricsl-2021 chromosome 18, ASM2237912v1, whole genome shotgun sequence genome:
- the si:dkeyp-55f12.3 gene encoding uncharacterized protein si:dkeyp-55f12.3: protein MSGMALSAELQFRDGQRRKICVQVENKLSSLITGINDLIVNVSQLLSELVEQEKSHGDCAVGEEDEVSDEEDEEREDPPDYELQPSTKRFKL, encoded by the exons CCGGCATGGCGCTGTCAGCTGAGCTACAGTTCCGAGATGGACAGAGACGGAAAATATGCGTTCAAGTAGAAAATAAACTGAGTTCTCTAATCACCGGAATAAACGATCTGATCGTGAACGTCTCACAGCTCCTCAGTGAGCTGGTGGAGCAGGAGAAGTCGCACGGAGACTGCGCAGTAG gtgaagaagATGAGGTCAgcgatgaagaagatgaagagcgTGAGGATCCCCCAGACTATGAACTACAACCTTCAACTAAAAGATTCAAACTGTGA